One genomic segment of Campylobacter sp. includes these proteins:
- a CDS encoding HTH domain-containing protein has protein sequence MDHKDFLASHDIAPTALRVQIVQILSEKKCPVSYDELVELTGANKTTIYRNIALLEEKNLIITSENNHKSFYELTDGAKAYFICESCHKMEEISMPTLPQKNVKSVLVRGLCEKCGG, from the coding sequence ATGGATCACAAAGATTTTTTAGCGAGTCACGATATTGCTCCTACAGCACTTAGAGTGCAGATCGTGCAGATCCTAAGCGAGAAAAAATGCCCGGTAAGCTATGATGAACTAGTAGAACTAACAGGTGCTAATAAAACCACGATATATCGCAATATAGCGCTTTTGGAAGAAAAAAATTTGATAATTACCAGCGAGAATAATCATAAAAGCTTTTATGAGCTCACCGACGGCGCCAAAGCGTATTTTATCTGTGAAAGCTGCCATAAAATGGAGGAGATTTCGATGCCTACTTTGCCACAAAAAAATGTCAAAAGTGTGCTCGTGCGAGGATTGTGCGAGAAGTGCGGCGGCTGA
- a CDS encoding zinc ABC transporter substrate-binding protein — MKKLIFTLLAASCVVFAKPTVTTTILPTKYFVEQIAGDTLQVNTMVGKGADPHTYEPKPSEMKMLENSDLYFAVGIEFDEVWLPKLAASYPKMKIIRTEDGITKMAMAEHHHHDEHDHSSHHDDHDHDAHHEHGDKDHEAHEHHHHHGGLDPHIWLDPQLVKIQAKNIKDALTKQYPKDAKIYEINFDKFAKKLDELDAYAKQKLAGVKGKKFMVYHPSWGYFAHRYDLEQIAVEVEGKEPKPADLAELIEEAKEEKIKVIFVAPQFSKKAAQTIAAQTGAKVMEIDQLPLDWYETMKKTIDVFGENL; from the coding sequence ATGAAAAAGCTTATTTTCACGCTTTTAGCAGCTAGTTGCGTAGTATTCGCCAAACCTACGGTCACTACGACCATACTTCCTACGAAGTATTTTGTTGAACAGATTGCAGGCGATACCCTGCAGGTAAATACGATGGTCGGCAAAGGCGCCGATCCGCACACATACGAGCCTAAGCCTTCGGAGATGAAAATGCTAGAAAATAGTGATCTGTATTTTGCAGTCGGTATAGAATTTGATGAAGTCTGGCTACCAAAGCTTGCTGCATCGTATCCGAAGATGAAGATAATCCGCACCGAAGATGGCATTACCAAAATGGCTATGGCAGAGCATCACCATCACGACGAACATGATCATAGCTCACATCACGATGATCACGATCATGACGCGCATCATGAGCATGGTGACAAAGACCACGAGGCGCACGAGCACCATCACCATCACGGCGGTTTAGACCCACATATCTGGCTCGATCCGCAGCTTGTAAAAATTCAAGCTAAAAATATTAAAGACGCGTTAACCAAACAGTATCCTAAGGATGCTAAAATTTATGAAATAAATTTCGATAAATTTGCTAAAAAGCTTGACGAGCTAGACGCTTACGCAAAGCAGAAATTAGCGGGCGTCAAGGGAAAGAAATTTATGGTTTATCATCCGTCTTGGGGCTATTTCGCGCATCGATACGATTTAGAGCAGATCGCAGTCGAAGTGGAGGGCAAAGAGCCTAAGCCTGCGGATTTAGCCGAGCTAATCGAGGAAGCCAAAGAGGAAAAGATCAAGGTGATTTTCGTCGCACCGCAGTTTTCCAAAAAGGCAGCGCAAACCATCGCCGCACAAACGGGCGCAAAGGTGATGGAGATCGATCAGCTGCCGCTAGATTGGTACGAGACAATGAAAAAGACGATCGACGTTTTCGGAGAAAATTTGTAG
- a CDS encoding DUF1007 family protein — protein MKFIKILILSAIFSSRIFACALCALYTPTAHVSITPVAQDGKIVSLHFSWLFSQNFTDVIMQTYDINSNAKLENSELAEITKAMTDYLTPKNYLCEAEFYDQAPKNAKLALSNLVGTQIKGNFKNAISLVKKGRLVFEFDQKVGFELRNNRVLKISINDDQGFFNFKMLDDKPINLGEGFVAKPNSNLATTFIEFSGEKPKIADKKPPISSAPNSDLARDGLVSSEQSLVDSEDKLAQGEQTKPNASSARRSNQRSVGDIVSEAAAEAQKNIAASDTLAQINKTAKKDAQAKGGPANSAASVDKDAGENLTAIRDNSLNSTHSTQNLATPPMESSLNLAQNSASKNGAASDSDNISSEPQKEATLGFVAQKTMDFMKSLKTAFRASSEHASASTILWVLALSFIYGFFHAAGPGHAKLLTASYFLAHGGSYVKAFGFALKIGLLHVLGALVLVSASMFVLQNVAGLVSANSASITTKISALLIIVITALIIYDKARRIRSGAHHDAGCSCAACASVANTAETDAHLKNTAFANARDSAHAASKSYKFSKFNIQSGESAQYLDAKNLGAATAELNSDSNLAANLEENSSSQNEQKQALNSANLKNQTSSRSLRNGATGGGEKGREWLIALAAALVPCPGTILIFVLAFSLGSFALSVASALFIGFGMSVVIFLAALFGAKANELSSKRLVSLKLYVEFLGLFVMFGLGIFMYFLSDNLRVL, from the coding sequence ATGAAATTTATTAAAATTTTAATTTTATCCGCGATCTTTAGCTCGCGGATATTTGCGTGCGCTCTGTGCGCCCTATACACGCCCACTGCGCACGTTAGCATCACTCCCGTCGCACAAGACGGCAAGATCGTGAGTCTGCATTTTTCGTGGCTTTTCTCTCAAAATTTTACCGACGTCATAATGCAGACCTACGATATAAATTCCAATGCCAAGCTTGAAAATAGCGAGCTTGCCGAGATAACTAAGGCGATGACCGATTATCTAACCCCCAAAAACTATCTTTGCGAAGCGGAATTCTACGATCAAGCGCCAAAAAACGCAAAGCTCGCGCTTAGCAACCTAGTAGGCACGCAGATCAAGGGAAATTTTAAAAACGCAATAAGCCTCGTCAAAAAGGGCAGACTCGTGTTCGAGTTCGATCAAAAGGTCGGCTTCGAGCTGCGCAATAACCGCGTTCTTAAAATTTCCATTAACGACGATCAGGGATTTTTCAATTTCAAAATGCTTGACGATAAGCCCATTAATCTGGGCGAGGGCTTTGTAGCGAAGCCTAATTCAAATTTAGCCACCACTTTTATAGAATTTAGCGGCGAAAAGCCAAAAATCGCAGATAAAAAACCGCCAATTTCAAGCGCGCCGAACTCCGATTTAGCGCGGGATGGTCTTGTATCTAGCGAGCAGAGTCTTGTGGACTCAGAGGATAAACTTGCGCAAGGCGAGCAAACAAAACCTAATGCCAGCTCGGCGCGCAGATCAAACCAAAGATCCGTCGGCGACATCGTTTCGGAGGCTGCAGCAGAGGCTCAAAAAAACATCGCCGCTTCGGATACTCTCGCGCAGATTAATAAAACCGCCAAAAAGGACGCGCAGGCAAAAGGTGGCCCCGCAAATTCTGCAGCGTCTGTAGATAAAGACGCGGGTGAAAATTTGACGGCGATCCGAGACAACTCTTTAAATTCCACGCATTCTACGCAAAATCTAGCGACGCCGCCCATGGAGAGTTCTTTAAATTTAGCGCAAAATAGCGCGAGCAAAAACGGCGCCGCATCCGACAGCGACAATATTTCAAGCGAGCCACAAAAAGAGGCTACGCTGGGATTTGTCGCGCAAAAGACGATGGATTTTATGAAAAGCCTCAAAACGGCGTTTCGCGCAAGCAGCGAGCATGCAAGCGCAAGCACGATCCTATGGGTCTTGGCGCTTTCTTTTATATACGGCTTTTTCCACGCGGCAGGCCCAGGGCACGCGAAGCTGCTAACGGCGAGCTATTTCCTAGCCCATGGCGGCAGCTACGTCAAAGCCTTCGGATTTGCCCTTAAAATCGGGCTTCTACACGTCCTGGGAGCGCTCGTTTTAGTAAGCGCGAGCATGTTCGTGCTGCAAAACGTCGCAGGGCTCGTCTCTGCAAACTCCGCCTCGATCACCACGAAAATTTCGGCGCTTCTGATCATCGTCATAACGGCGCTCATCATCTACGACAAAGCTCGCCGCATAAGATCGGGCGCCCACCACGATGCGGGCTGCTCCTGCGCCGCTTGCGCTTCCGTTGCAAACACCGCAGAGACGGACGCGCACTTAAAAAATACGGCGTTTGCAAACGCTAGGGATTCCGCTCACGCAGCGTCAAAGAGTTATAAATTTTCTAAATTTAATATCCAAAGCGGCGAATCCGCGCAGTATTTGGATGCCAAAAATTTAGGCGCCGCAACGGCAGAGCTAAATTCGGATTCAAATTTAGCCGCAAATTTAGAGGAAAACTCGTCTAGCCAAAACGAGCAAAAACAGGCTTTAAATTCTGCAAATTTAAAAAACCAAACCTCATCTCGCTCGCTGCGAAATGGCGCGACTGGCGGCGGCGAGAAAGGGCGAGAGTGGCTTATCGCGCTTGCGGCGGCGCTCGTGCCCTGCCCTGGCACGATCCTTATTTTCGTGCTTGCCTTCAGCCTCGGAAGCTTCGCGCTTAGCGTCGCAAGTGCACTTTTCATCGGTTTTGGAATGAGCGTCGTGATATTTCTAGCCGCGCTTTTCGGCGCGAAGGCAAACGAGCTAAGCTCAAAGCGGCTCGTAAGCCTGAAGCTTTACGTCGAATTTTTGGGGCTTTTCGTGATGTTTGGGCTCGGGATTTTTATGTATTTCCTCTCAGACAACCTCAGGGTGCTGTGA
- a CDS encoding DUF3137 domain-containing protein — protein sequence MSPSLQDAISQTSIEQKACAKIFNRYRYLSIVVFFAVLFVLVYLDGVETDTPSIEIAEFLGVLILFPIFWIFFLHCAGQKTEAEIRYYKFYKEIFVRAVIDDMNADLKYYPYTGMQEEEFQKFRIDRKSGIKSEDRITGAHCGIKFSLSEVHSNSRFYMKTDNPLIAAIMLIKIFYDNYMDFDGNVLICELAKKTSGKTIVVSRELNAKIFGEKEMMDDLDFMRDFRVFADDKVEARYLLTPAFMERLREINRETNGEFSLSAVFMDKRLYLFLNGAPDLFETTLFDRPASIELAREYQTQIRKILSLIETLGPQISRTHYG from the coding sequence ATGTCGCCTTCTTTGCAAGATGCTATTTCGCAAACTTCAATCGAGCAAAAAGCGTGCGCTAAAATTTTTAATAGATACCGCTACCTCAGTATAGTCGTCTTTTTTGCGGTCCTGTTCGTATTAGTGTATCTAGACGGCGTTGAAACAGACACTCCCTCTATAGAAATTGCCGAATTTTTGGGCGTCTTGATCCTTTTTCCGATCTTTTGGATATTTTTTCTGCATTGCGCCGGTCAAAAAACCGAAGCGGAAATTCGCTACTATAAATTTTACAAAGAGATATTCGTCCGCGCCGTCATAGACGATATGAACGCCGATTTAAAATACTATCCCTATACCGGCATGCAAGAAGAGGAATTTCAAAAATTTAGAATTGATAGGAAGTCCGGGATCAAAAGCGAGGATCGGATTACGGGCGCGCACTGCGGGATTAAATTTAGCCTCAGCGAGGTACATAGCAATAGCAGGTTTTACATGAAAACGGATAATCCGCTCATAGCGGCGATTATGTTGATCAAAATATTCTACGATAATTATATGGACTTTGACGGCAACGTACTGATCTGCGAGCTCGCGAAAAAAACCTCGGGCAAAACGATAGTGGTAAGCAGGGAGCTAAACGCCAAGATCTTCGGCGAAAAAGAGATGATGGACGATTTGGATTTTATGCGCGATTTTCGCGTGTTTGCGGATGACAAAGTAGAAGCGCGCTATTTGCTAACGCCCGCGTTTATGGAGCGTCTGCGCGAAATAAATCGCGAAACGAACGGCGAGTTTAGCTTGAGCGCGGTATTTATGGATAAGCGTTTATATCTATTTTTAAACGGTGCGCCCGATCTTTTTGAAACTACTCTTTTTGATAGGCCTGCTAGCATAGAGCTCGCGCGCGAATACCAAACGCAGATCCGCAAAATTTTAAGCCTAATCGAGACACTGGGGCCACAAATTAGCAGGACGCATTACGGCTGA
- the serA gene encoding phosphoglycerate dehydrogenase: protein MKTIIVCDAIHKIGFDMLKQESDVKVIDATSVPKSELYGILGDADVAITRSSTAVDEKFLNAGTKLKAIVRAGVGVDNCDIDGCSKRGIILMNVPTANTIAAVEMTMCHLLNAARKYVNSCNDLKINRIWKREKWYGTELYKKSLGIIGFGNIGSRVGVRALAFGMNVIAYDPYIEPEKATKLGVKYTKNFDEILSCDFITIHTPKNQETINMVGEPQIAKMKDGVRLINCARGGLYNEKALANNLRSGKIAYLGIDVFDKEPATDHELLDIENLSATPHLGANTLESQSNIAREAAEQAISAARGLNYPNALNLPLKLEDLPRGIEPYINLVSKMAYLAAQINKGPIKSITIEGSGEVVQYLKSMLVFAIVGALHDSLGDSLNYVNAKFLADEKGIETSFGELANSVYKSEIAVKIMTDEAISNVAGTVFDGSEERIVNIGGFKTDFKPKGKMIIFKNTDVPGVIKSVSTILADENINIADFRLGRGKEGDALAVILVDSEVQKSTLDKLAALQTCLMVRYAAL from the coding sequence ACGTTAAAGTAATCGACGCCACGAGCGTGCCCAAGAGCGAGCTATATGGAATTTTAGGCGATGCGGACGTTGCGATTACCAGAAGCTCTACGGCGGTGGATGAGAAATTTCTAAATGCCGGCACCAAGCTAAAAGCGATCGTGCGCGCGGGCGTGGGTGTGGATAACTGCGATATCGACGGCTGCTCCAAGCGCGGCATTATTTTGATGAACGTACCTACGGCAAACACCATCGCCGCGGTCGAAATGACCATGTGCCACCTACTAAATGCGGCGCGCAAATATGTAAATTCCTGCAACGATCTGAAAATTAATAGAATTTGGAAGCGCGAGAAATGGTACGGCACCGAGCTTTATAAAAAGAGCCTCGGCATCATCGGCTTTGGAAATATCGGTTCGCGCGTGGGGGTGCGCGCGCTTGCGTTTGGAATGAACGTCATTGCCTACGACCCATATATTGAGCCCGAAAAGGCCACGAAGCTCGGAGTAAAATATACGAAAAATTTCGACGAAATTTTATCTTGCGATTTCATCACGATCCATACGCCGAAAAATCAAGAGACGATAAATATGGTAGGCGAGCCGCAAATAGCGAAGATGAAAGACGGCGTGCGCCTAATAAACTGCGCCAGAGGCGGGCTGTATAATGAAAAAGCGCTCGCAAACAATCTACGCAGCGGCAAGATCGCGTATCTCGGCATCGACGTGTTCGACAAAGAGCCTGCGACCGATCATGAGCTTTTGGATATCGAAAATTTAAGCGCGACTCCGCATCTTGGCGCAAATACGCTCGAATCGCAAAGCAATATCGCCAGGGAAGCCGCGGAGCAGGCGATCAGCGCCGCACGCGGCTTGAACTATCCAAACGCCTTAAATTTGCCGCTTAAGCTTGAGGATCTGCCGCGCGGTATCGAGCCGTATATAAATTTGGTCTCGAAAATGGCCTATCTTGCGGCGCAGATCAATAAAGGCCCGATCAAATCGATCACGATCGAGGGCAGCGGCGAGGTGGTGCAGTATCTAAAATCGATGCTCGTTTTTGCCATCGTAGGCGCGCTGCACGATTCTTTGGGCGATTCGCTAAATTACGTCAATGCTAAATTTCTTGCGGATGAAAAGGGGATCGAGACGAGCTTCGGCGAGCTTGCAAACAGCGTCTATAAAAGCGAGATCGCGGTAAAAATCATGACCGACGAGGCGATCTCAAACGTCGCAGGTACGGTCTTTGACGGCAGCGAGGAGCGTATCGTAAATATCGGCGGATTTAAGACCGATTTTAAGCCGAAGGGCAAGATGATAATCTTCAAAAACACCGACGTGCCGGGCGTTATCAAGTCCGTAAGCACTATCCTAGCCGACGAAAACATCAATATCGCGGACTTCCGCCTAGGCAGAGGCAAGGAGGGGGACGCTTTGGCGGTCATTTTGGTCGATTCCGAAGTGCAAAAAAGCACGCTCGATAAACTGGCGGCGCTTCAAACCTGCCTAATGGTGCGCTACGCGGCGCTTTAA